The genomic region ACGGTGGTGGGGCCGCCTCCCATGGAGGACTGCTGGATGGCAAAGGGGGCCGAGCGCCTGCTGCTGCCCCTGGCGCGCAGGCAGTGCCCTGAGATCGTCGACCTCTCACTGCCGCTGGAGGGGATCTTCCACGGCTGCGCCTTGATCGCGATAGAGAAGAGCCTTCCGGGGCAGGGGCGTCGGGTTTTGGATAAGCTGCGCTCGGAGGGGTGGTTGCAGCGGGGAAAGCTGTTGGTGGTGGTAGACGCCGGAGACACGCCCCTCACCATGTCGGAGGGGTTTTGGCGGGCGCTGAACGGGGTCAGATTCCCGGGCGACCTTGCCCTCACCCCCGACGGGTGCCTCGGGGTCGATGCGACCCGCAAGCTCCCGGAAGAAGGGGGCGGGCAGTATCAGGAGTTGAGACAGGATGCATCAGTTAGTGCCCAGGTTGCCAGGAGATGGCGGGAGTACGGCTTTCTCTGAGGCGCGGGCGGAAAGGCAGGTATGAGCAGCCAAGCAGGAGTAGAGATGACATTGTACGCCAGGACCAGAGTCTTCCTGGAGATGATAAAGTTCAGCCACACGATTTTCGCGCTACCCTTCGCTTTCACCGGAGCGCTCCTTGCGGCAGGGGGGCTTCCCACCGTTTCCCAGGCGGGTTGGATCGTCTGCGCCATGGTGGGGGCACGCACCGCGGCCATGGGGCTCAATCGCGTCATCGACGCGGAGATCGACGCCAGGAACCCGCGCACCGCCGGCCGCGCCATCCCCGCGGGGCTCCTTGGCAGGGGAGCGGTGATCTGCTTCATCGTTCTCTCCGTGCTGCTCATGCTTTTCGCCGCCCGCATGCTGAACCCGCTCTGCCTTTATCTTTCGCCGGTAGCGCTCGGCTTCATCCTGCTCTACTCCTACTGCAAGCGCTTCACCGCTCTCGCCCACGTGGTCCTCGGTATTTGCCTGGCCGGTGCTCCGCTCGGCGCCTGGATCGCCATCCGCGGCAGCGCCGACCTCCCGGCCTACCTCCTCGCCTTCGCGGTCCTCTTCTGGGTCGCCGGCTTCGACATCCTTTACGCATTGCAGGACATGGAGTTCGACCAGGCCGCAGGGCTGCACTCGATCCCGGCGAAGCTGGGGGTGAACGGCTCCCTTTGGACTTCGCGCATCTTCCACCTCGTCGCCTGCCTCTTCCTCGCGGCTCTCTATTTTTCCCTGAACCTCGGCCCCTTCTTCCTCGCCGGTCTCGCCGCCACCTGCGGCATGCTCCTGTACGAGCACTACCTGCTCCGGGGGGGGGGCCTGAGCCGCCTGGATGCCGCTTTCTTCAACATGAACGGCTATATCAGCGTGACGCTTTTCGCGGCGACGCTCCTGGACAGGGTTTCGGCGGGGGGGATGTGAAACCGAGGCATTTCACCGTCGCCATCACCGGCGCCTCGGGCGTAGCCTACGGCCTTAGGGTGGTCGAGGAACTGCTGCGCGGCGGGGCCAGGGTGAGTCTGCTCATCTCGGAGGCGGGATTCGCGGTCCTGCGGCAGGAATGCGGCCTCGACCTCGGGGGGTCCCCGGCGGAGATCCTGGACCGCGTGCGCTCGTACATGGGGCTTCCGGGCGAGCTCCTTAGCTACTACGAATTGGGCGATCTTTTCGCCCCGATCGCCAGCGGCTCGTCGGCACCGGACGCCATGCTGGTGGTCCCCTGCTCCATGGGGACCCTGTCGCGGATCAGCTGCGGCAATTCGGGGAACCTCCTGGAGCGGGCCGCGGACGTCATGTTGAAAGAGGGGCGTCCCCTGGTCCTGGTGCCGCGCGAGACCCCCTTCAACGCTATTCACCTCGAGCACATGCTGAAGCTGGCCCGGCTCGGGGTGCGCATAGTGCCGGCCATGCCCGGCTTCTACCACAACCCCGAGACCATCCAGGACCTGGTAGACTTCGTGGCCGGTAAGGTGCTGGACGCAGTCCAGGTGGAGCACACGCTCTTTACGCGCTGGGGCAGCCGGCAGTAACCGATAAAAGGAAAGAATTCATGACTTTTGCCACCATAGCGGAGAAGGTGCGGGTGGGCGTACGCATCACCGAGCCGGAAGCGCTCGCGCTTTTCGAGCACCCGGACCTCCTGGCGCTGGGAGAGCTGGCCCAGTTCGTCAACGAGCGGCGCAACGGGAAGAGGGTTTTCTTCAACGTCAACCGCCACATCAACCACACCAACATCTGCGTGAACCGCTGCCGCTTCTGTGCCTTCTTCCGCAAGGCCGGCGAGCCCGGCGCCTACCTGATGACGCTGGACGAGGTCCGTGCCCGCGCCGAGGAGGCGGTCAAGGAAGGGGCCACCGAGATCCACGTGGTCGGGGGACTACACCCCGAGCTCCCCTTCGAGTTTTACCTGGAGCTTCTCTCCACCATCAAGGCGGTCTCCCCTGCGCTGCACGTGAAAGCCTTCACCGCCGTCGAGATCGAGTACCTGGCCAATCTTTCCGGTCTCGGCATCCCGGCGACCCTGGAGAAGCTCAAGGAGGCGGGGCTCGGCTCCCTTCCCGGCGGCGGCGCTGAAATCTTCGCGCCGGAGATCCGCAACCAGCTCTGCCCGGAGAAGATCAGCGGCGCCGCATGGCTTTCGATCATGGAAAAGGTGCACCAGGCGGGGCTCAAGTCGAATGCGACCATGCTCTACGGGCACTTGGAGAGTGTGGCCGACCGGGTCGACCACATGCGGCAGCTGCGCGAGCTGCAGGACCGGACCGGCGGCTTCCAGGTTTTCATCCCGCTCGCCTTCCAGCCGGAGCATTCGCAGCTGAAGATCGCAGGCTCCGGCACGAGCGGCGTCGACGACCTGCGCACCCTGGCCGTCGCCCGCATCTACCTGGACAATTTCGCCAACGTGAAGGCTTACTGGGTGATGCTGGGGGAGAAGATCGCCCAGGTCTCCCTTTGCTTCGGCGTCAACGATCTGGACGGTACCGTGGTCGAGGAGCGGATCGGGCACGAGGCGGGGGCCGACACCCCGCAGACCATGAGCCGCGACAGCATCATCACCATGATCAGGAAGGCCGGGCGCATCCCGGTGGAGCGGGACACCCTCTACCGCGAGCTCCGCGTCTACTGAGGCGCCCCCCGCAAGGCGTGCAGGTACGAACCCACAGAAAGTAGGCCAGGTTTAAAAATGCTCAAAACCATCACTGAAAAAGTCGCCGCAGGCGCGGCCATAACCCGGGAAGAAGCCCTGTGGTGCCTCACCGAAGCGGAGCTCCTCGCCGTGGGACGCCTGGCCGACTCGATCCGGCGCGCCATGCACCCGGACGGCTGCGTCAGCTTCGTCGTCGACCGCAACGTCAACTACACCAACGTCTGCGA from Citrifermentans bremense harbors:
- the mqnE gene encoding aminofutalosine synthase MqnE — encoded protein: MTFATIAEKVRVGVRITEPEALALFEHPDLLALGELAQFVNERRNGKRVFFNVNRHINHTNICVNRCRFCAFFRKAGEPGAYLMTLDEVRARAEEAVKEGATEIHVVGGLHPELPFEFYLELLSTIKAVSPALHVKAFTAVEIEYLANLSGLGIPATLEKLKEAGLGSLPGGGAEIFAPEIRNQLCPEKISGAAWLSIMEKVHQAGLKSNATMLYGHLESVADRVDHMRQLRELQDRTGGFQVFIPLAFQPEHSQLKIAGSGTSGVDDLRTLAVARIYLDNFANVKAYWVMLGEKIAQVSLCFGVNDLDGTVVEERIGHEAGADTPQTMSRDSIITMIRKAGRIPVERDTLYRELRVY
- a CDS encoding UbiX family flavin prenyltransferase; translated protein: MKPRHFTVAITGASGVAYGLRVVEELLRGGARVSLLISEAGFAVLRQECGLDLGGSPAEILDRVRSYMGLPGELLSYYELGDLFAPIASGSSAPDAMLVVPCSMGTLSRISCGNSGNLLERAADVMLKEGRPLVLVPRETPFNAIHLEHMLKLARLGVRIVPAMPGFYHNPETIQDLVDFVAGKVLDAVQVEHTLFTRWGSRQ
- a CDS encoding 4-hydroxybenzoate octaprenyltransferase, with translation MTLYARTRVFLEMIKFSHTIFALPFAFTGALLAAGGLPTVSQAGWIVCAMVGARTAAMGLNRVIDAEIDARNPRTAGRAIPAGLLGRGAVICFIVLSVLLMLFAARMLNPLCLYLSPVALGFILLYSYCKRFTALAHVVLGICLAGAPLGAWIAIRGSADLPAYLLAFAVLFWVAGFDILYALQDMEFDQAAGLHSIPAKLGVNGSLWTSRIFHLVACLFLAALYFSLNLGPFFLAGLAATCGMLLYEHYLLRGGGLSRLDAAFFNMNGYISVTLFAATLLDRVSAGGM